GAAGAAAGATGTTACCCGTGAAGAAATACTCGAGATGATGGCTGGCGGACAAGAGCTGGAATCACTCGAAGCAGAATTGGCTGAATTCCAGCGGGCAGATGCTGCCACTGCGGATTAGGCTTTTAGTAAGAAGAGTTAACGTGACGGGGCAGTTCGCTGCCCAACCCTTAGCTGTAACCGGGTGGGCAGCTGTACAGCTCGCCCCATGGATACAATAAATAATATAACTTGGAGACACCGGATGAATACCCTACTTAAATCTGTAGCAAAGAGAGCGTCCGTCCTTGTGTTAGCAATGGCAGCCAGTTTGGCCGCAATGCTGCCAGGTACTGCACTCGCCGACGGTGAGCGCTTTGTCCTGATCAGCCATGCACCGGACTCAGATTCTTGGTGGAACACCATCAAGAATGCGATTGGTACAGCGGGCGAACAGCTCAATGTAGAAGTGGAATACCGTAACCCTACTACCGGCGACTTGGCTGACATGGCTCGCATCATTGAGCAGGCCGTTGCGTCCAATCCTGACGGTATTATCACCACCATCGCGGACTATGAAGTACTGAAAGGTCCACTGGAAAAAGCGAAGAAAAAAGGTATTCCTGTTGTCACTATCAACTCGGGTACTCACCAGCAAAGTGAAGACGTGGGCGCAATCCTTCACGTTGGACAACCAGAATATGATGCGGGTTACGGTGCAGGTAAACGCGCTAAAAAAGACGGTGTGAAAAGCTTTGTCTGTGTTAACCACTACATCACCAACCCAGCTTCTGTAGAGCGTTGTCAGGGTTTTGCTGATGCACTGGGTGTGGAGCTTGGCAGCCAGATGATCGATGTGGGCCAGGATCCAACAGGCATTGAGAAGAAAGTATCTGCTTATCTGCGTGCAAACCCAGATACAGAAGCCGTGCTGACACTGGGTCCAACGTCTGCTCACCCAACCATTCGTGCGTTGGACAAGAGCCGTCAGCTGGGCAAAATCTACTTCGGTACCTTTGACTTGAGCGGCGAAATTGCTCAGGGCATCAAAGACGGTCACATCCAGTGGGGTATCGACCAGCAGCCATTCCTGCAAGGTTATGTGCCTGTTATGGTGCTGACTCTTTACAACCGTTACGGTATTTCTCCATCTAACAACATCAACTCTGGTCCAGGTTTCGTGACTAAAGAGAACGTTGAGTTGGTAGAAAAACTGGCTGGCGAATATCGCTAACCATGAAAAGTGCCCGGCAACCCTCCGCCGGGCGCGCTCTTTTCAGACTGCCTTCACTTGAAATTGTCTGAACCTGACCAGCACTTTTAGTCATTTCTAATGAAAAGGCGTCGGCCCAGCTTGTGTAGCTGAAAACATTTTCATTATTATGGTGTTGCGCCAAAGGGGTTGTATACCTGAGGGCGAAGGAACGACATTGTAAGCAGGAAAGCGTATGACGAAAGAAACCAACGTTGCCGTTGCAGCAACACAGATTCAGAAAAAACGTAAAGTCACTGTCGTAGAAGTGGCTGAAGCGGCAGGTGTTTCTGTCTCTGCGGTCTCCCGCGCGTTTAATCCTGATGCGAGTATTTCCAGACCGCTGCGCGAAAAAGTCTTTAAAGCGGCAGCGTCGTTAAACTACAAACCCAACCGTTTGGCTAGGGGCATCAAATCCCGCTCTAGTCTCGTCGGCATTTTGATGACCGACTTCAACAACCCGTTTTATCTGCCCATTCTTTCCCGATTTACTACCGAAATCCAAAAGCGTAACTGCCATAGCCTTCTTATCCACGTCGATGGTGACATGGATATTCAGGAAGCCGTCGAACTGGTGATGGAATACAACGTTGATGGCCTAATCATCACGTCCGCATCACTGCCGCAAGAGCTTGTTGATGCCTGCCATTCCCAGAATACGCCAGCAGTTATCTTTGGTCGCGACTCCAGTGAAAACAGTGTCACTGTAGTCAGTTGTGACAACGTTTTGGCAGGCAGTATGGCAGCGGACATGCTGCTCGATGCTGGCTACACCAAGCCCGCATTTGTGGCAGGCCCCATAGGTACTTCTGCCACAATCGATCGTCAACGCGGTTTTATCAGCCGTTTGATGGAACGTGGCTGCAATCAGTGGCAAGTGGTTGAGGGTGGAGAGTTCAGCTACGATGCTGGCTATGATGCCACCTTGCGTATTTTACAACACACAGAAAAGCCAGACGCGCTTTTTTATGCTGATGACATCATGGCCTGTGGTGGGATGGATGCTCTGCGTTATGAACTTGGCTTGACCGTGCCAGAAGATATTGGTGTTGTTGGCGTCGATGATATTCGTCTTGCGAAAAGCCGCTCCTACAACCTTTCCACGATTCGTCAGCCGAACGAGCAGATGATTCAAAGCACTATTGATGCCTTGTTCGAACACATTGCTGATCCGCATTTGCCGCCACAATCTATTACCTTGCCGTGTGAAGCGGTGGTGCGTGGTTCAACGCAAAAGACGCGCACTTGATATCGGTGTATACCCAAACAACCTGAAGATGCAGGATTCAGCGAGTTTGACTGGCGTTGTGATCGCGGCGTTCCTTTGTAGGTCTAGTCACCTCCTCCAAAAAGGAACAACAAAGAGTACGACGTCAGTCAACTCGCCCGGAGGGAGGGCCTCAATGCACCCACTTCTTCGTTATATTCCACGGAAATAGAACGACTATTCCTCGCGAAATTTGCCTCGAATTGAACGCATTGATGACCTCTGAATGCGAGCATCTTCAGGTTATTTGGGTATATACTCTGCGCAGTACCTAAAGTCGATAGACCCTAAAAGCATGAACCCTGCACTTCGTTATTTGGGTGGTTACCCAGAAAACCTTATTGAACAAGTTTCCCGCCTGATTGAAACCGGCAAACTCGGCGCATGGCTGGAGCAGCGCTACCCACACAAACACAACATCAAGTCTGAAAAAGCGCTTTATGATTACGTGCAGGAGATAAAGAACCAATATCTCAAGAAGTCGTCGCCGATCAGCAAAGTGGCGTATGACGGCAGAATTCATGTGGTGAACAATGCGCTTGGGCTTCACAGCTTTGTGTCACGTGCGCATGGCGGCAAGTTGAAAGCCAAGAATGAAATCCGGATAGCATCGATGTTCAAGGACGCGCCGGAGCCTTTCCTCCATATGCTGGTGGTTCACGAGCTGGCCCACTTGAAAGAGAAAGACCATAATAAAGCTTTCTATCAGCTTTGTTGCCATATGGAGCCGGATTATCACCAGTTGGAATTTGATGCGCGCTTATATCTGATTCACATGGAAAGCCAGAAAAACGCGCTGAAATAGCGCGTTTTTGCCATCTATGGGATTATTGGACAGAAAACCGCCCAACAATCTGATTGACGTTATCGGTGATTGCGGTGAGGCCATGTGCTTCTTTTGATAGCTTTTCAGCGCCGGAAGCTGTGCTCTTACCCAAATCATTTAAATGTTCTACGGACAGATTAATGTTTGTTACGACAGTATTTTGCTCTTCGGCAGCGACCGCAATCTGGTGGTTCATGTCTCTGATACTGGCAACGGTACTGGAGATGGTAGTGAGAGCATCACGGGCCTTATTCGCTTTTTCATAAGTCGCGTTGGCTTCGTTAGCACTCACTTGCATTGATTCAACAGAACGCTTCGACTCGTTTTGTAGTCGTGAAATCAGCTCTTGAATTTCTTCTGTGCTTTGCTGAGTCCGACTGGCAAGGCTTCTCACCTCGTCAGCAACGACAGCAAAACCACGCCCTTGCTCACCTGCCCGGGCTGCTTCAATCGCGGCATTAAGAGCGAGTAGGTTGGTTTGCTCTGCGATACCCCGAATGGTATCTAAAATGCTACCCACATTATTCGTTTCAACTTCAAGGTTGGCGATCACCTGGCTCACTTCGCCAATGTTACCCACGAGATTTTCAATGCTGTTTTGTGTTGCCTCTAACGTAGATTGGCCTTCATGAGCAGCATTGTCAGCTTGATTGGAAAGATCTGAAGCATACTGCGCATTCTGCGCGATATCCTTCACCGTACTGGAAAGTTCATTTATGGCAGTTGCGGTCTGATTGAGTTGTTCAGCCTGTGACTCTGAGTTTCGAGCCGTTTCGTCTGTTACCTCTACCAGTGTGGTTGATGCGACATTCAGGGATTTCATTGATTGAGAGAGTTGCTTAATGATATCTCTAAGGTTCACTGTCATTTCCCGCATTGCTGCGTATATGCCCGTTACCTTTTTCTCTGGTGAGAGTTCTTTCTTGAGTATGCCCTCAGCAATTTCGCGTGCCATGGCCTCAATTTTTCTGGGCTCGCCACCAATAGGTCTACGGATAGTTTTAGTCACAAAAACGCTGAGTAATATGCCAACAAAGATGGCGATAACAGAAACAACAAGCACCGCTGTTAAAGCATTGCCACTTTTTTCTATTGTCTGTTCGCCTAAAACATTCTGAGACTCGAGCGACGACATTTTATAGTTAGTCAGGTTTCCAGTGACTTGTGGCCCTACAACATCGATAACTTTAAAGACACGGTTCGTGCCTTCTTTTACGATTTTTGCGATGTCTTGTAGTGCAATAATATAGTCCATATGGGCATCAGCAAAAGCGCTTAAAAGTTCGTCCTCCTGACCCTCCAGAATGCCCTCTAGCGAAATAAAAGGTTGGAGTGCTGCATTGAGCTCGAGCAATGCTGTATTCAAGTCTTGAGGGGAGTAGCTAATGAGGTATTTTGCGGTGAAGAGTCGTCCTAAGAGGAGTTTTTCCTGAACTTCAGAAGCGAAGAAAATCACCTCTACATCGCCGATGGCTTTGGCATTTGTCATGATCTGTTTGGTGGTCTGATACATACTCAGGCCATTAGGGTCTAGGCGTTGCTTAACGACATTATTCATGTCCTGAAAATCTTGTACCACTAACGCAAAAGTTTGGGCGTATTCTGCCAGCAAGGTCTGTGACTCTTCTAGCCAAGCTTTGCGCTCTGAATCGGTCTCATTTGCTAGGATGAAGGCTATCTTGTTTTCCACCTTAGTTAGCTTTTCGCCCACCAAGGTAACATCTTCCGGGTTTTGCGTTTTAAAAAATCTCTGAGCGACGACACGGGCATAGAGTAGGGCAGACTGAGCTTCGGCTGCATGGTTAGAATTTATCGCTAATGCATGATACTGGCGGGTATTCGTGTAACTATTTGACAGGCCACCGTAGCCAACGACTGATACTACGAGTAGCAAAGCAAGGACGGCTGAGAAAGACAGGGTCAATTGCTTCGCAAGTGTAATTTTGCCTAGCATGGGTCTCTCCTAAATTGGCTGGTACCTCTGTAAGAATTGCGAGCTTTCGCTTGTGTGATTAGATCTTTATCCCGGGTTATGCAAAAGAGATTTGCAGATTTAACACTCGGTCGTAATACCAATAACGCGCACTGAACCTTCAATCCAACTAAAGTGAAACAATTAATCAGTAGGTGATTCATATACGAGTCATATAGTTATGATTTTTTTACAGTCATGGAAGTCATGGCGAGATGTGGAGGAGTGAATGCTGAAGCTTATGACTGGAAGAGGCTCGTATTGCTTAATGAATTAGCCCCGGAGGAGGACGCTAATTCACTTAATTACTCAACTGTTTGATTGATAAAACTTACGACGCCGTTCTGTTCTTCAGCGTTTGCTTTGTTAGACCTTAGTGCCAAGTCGCGGCATTCTGCGACGTTCTTAAGCATTAAGAAAGGCCGCCATCACTGACTAAAGATACAACACAGACCCTAAGCGTACAGATACGAATCTCACTCCTTGAAAGGCACGTCCTGACAAATTCTTTCACTTCCCAATCAATGAAAGGTGCTGGGTGATTTAGTCAGTTAATTAATTGATATTCCGTTTATTAATCCAATCTCATAATGGGATTTAATGAAGGGCAGGTTCAGAGAATGATCGTATTTGATGGACAAGCTAGTGAGCTTGTTCTAGGAAAATAACCAATAATTACATTGGATTACATAACATCTCCCAACCATGCTTCCTGTATGGTAATTAAAATACCTTATTAATATAGCAAACATAACTCGAGCGATTGGACGCCCGGGCACCGTGAGTCGGCAAAGGAGATGCTATGTCAGAAGATAATTTTACTTACTTCCTTAAAAGGGCTTTGATTCTTGGCCTTCCTTTGGCACTTCAAAGTCTGTTGTTCAGCAGTGGCGGTTTTATCGACAACCTGATGGTCAGCCAGTTGGGTACCGAAGAAGTTGCAGCTTCGGGTATTGGAGCCCGTGTATTTTGGTTTACGGGGATTTTTATCTGGGGGACAGGAACTGGGATGGGTGTGTTGCTTGCTCAATATTGGGGAGCCAATGACCCACAAGGTTTAAGGCGTAACTTCGCACTCGGTGCATTGGTGGCTTCCTTGGCGTCCTTCCTTATCTTTTTGTTCTGCTGGACAGTGCCGGAAGTTGTTCCAGCCATGTTTAATGTAGGAGGCAAGACGGCAGCGCTAGCGACAGAATACCTACAAATCATCAGTATTGCGCTTTTGGTTGCAGGGCCTTCGATTGCAATGGATGCGGCTTTACGGGCTTTGGGTAAAACCAAAACCACTTTCTATATGTCCTTTGTCGAAATTGGGTTAAACATCCTAATTAGTTTCATCCTTATTTTTGGTTACTTTGGCTTGCCAGCGATGGGTCTTGCAGGGGCAGGTTGGGGCACCGTGATTGCCCGTCTTTTCCGCGTTTTCATGTCGCTATTTGTCATTGGTGTTTTTGATAAAGTGCTGATTCTGGGTCCAGCAGATTTTCGCTTCAAAAAATCGACTTTCCAAAAATACGCCAATGTCACAGCACCCGTGATTGCTGGCAGCCTGATATGGAGTGGTGGTATTTTCACTTATCAGTTGATTATGGGGCGCATGGGAGAAAATGAATTGGCAGCAATGGCAATTATTTCCCCACTAGAAGCTATCACACTCTGCGTAGCGTCTGGTTTGTCTGGTGCAACGGCCATCATTGTTGGAAATGCGCTGGGAGCAAACAAGCTGGAAACTAGCGAGAAATATGCCCGTTATGCACTCAAAACCGCAATATTGACTGGGCTGACAGCGGCGATGTTAATTCTTGTGGCGCAAAGTTACATTTTGTCGCTGTATACACAGGTTAATGATGATGTGCTGGCACTGGTCTCACTTTGCTTCCCCATTTTAGCGATCAGCGCTTTCGTCAGGAACGTCAATATCGCATTGATTGTCGGTGTACTTCGCGCAGGTGGTGATGCCAAGTTCTGTATGAATATGGATGTTGTTTGCCAGTGGGTGTGGGCAGTACCTATGACAGCGTTTGCAGCAATGTGGATGGAGCTACCACTTCAGTACGTTTTCCTGATGATGACATCTGAAGAAATAGTGAAGTTGTATCCCACTATCAGGCGTGTGTTTGGTAACAAATGGGTCAACAATCTGACTATTGAAAAAACCGCATAAAACAAGAGGACTATCTACTATAAAAGTGCGATCTGAATGATCGTGCTTTTTAATTGTTCAAATATGATTGTTAGTATTCTTACTATTGATAATCTGTTTTATATTCTTTTCAAGAACCGTGAATGTTAGATAAAATCTTACCACTATTTATTCTAATTCACTAATGCTTGGTATTTTATTGCTCAGAGACTCCCATCTTAACTCATTCTAAACTAATTTATTTCTCATGCTTAGGGGTGATATTTTTATTAACCTTTAACCTCTTGTTTGCCCGTCAATTTGAATGCGTATAAAACATTTACACCGTGGCTAACTTGTTACTTTGCTGTCTCTAAAATGAGTCGTAAAACTTGCCTATTTGATAAAACAGCAAGGCGATGTTGATAGCGGCAAAGATAACTGCTCCCGCGATGTGTGACTGGAAAAACTGCATTTTGTATTTGCAATGCACAAGGATGTGTCCTTTAAATTCGTTTTGTTTAGCGATACATCTCCTCGGTTGGAGGAAGGCCTTCCCTGACCATGTTCTTTTGCCAAATAGCAGCAACCATGTCCCACTAACAAAAACAAATAATATCCTTCAAATTAAGGCGATAGTTTATGAATAAGTTACTTAGCATGCTGACATGGGTAGTGGGACTATCTGTAGCGGCTTCTATCAGCGGCGTAGTAAACGCAAGCGAGTCTGCAGATGACACGCCAAAAGGTTGTATTGTCAGCTTGGAAACAGGCGCTGAATATTGTTTGCCAGTAGGGCAGCGTTCAGGCTACTCATTACCAAGCTGGATCTATGCTCATGAAGTACGTGTCCAGACAGAACAGGGCGCAGCGGTTATGTTGTCTGATTGGGACAATCTTTCATACAACCGTCTGGCAGTTTTCTCTGGTACTGTCACCAATAGAGAACTGACCAATGTTCGTGCGTACAATGGCCAGAACTTAGATTTCTCAGCACCACGTTCTATGCGCGTCGTGGCCAGCAATGACAAATTAGGCTGTATTGTTAGCCTCCAAACTGGCGAGCGCTACTGTCTGCCTGTGGGTAAGCGTTCTGGCTACTCACTCCCGAGCTGGATCAAATCTCACGAAGTTTATGTTCAGGCGTCTGAAGGGGCGGCTGTCATGTTGTCAGACTGGGATAACCTTTCCTATAACCGTTTAGCGGTATTTCCGGGTACCGTTGAAAACCAGAAACTGACCAATGTCCGTGCTTACAACGGCCAGAACTTAGACTTCTCAAATCCTCGCTCTATGCGCGTTGTATCAAGCAGTGAAAAACTGGGTTGTATCGTGAGCCTTGAAACCGGTGAGAGATATTGCCTGCCAGTGGGCCAGCGTTCAGGCTACTCACTGCCAAGCTGGATTCGTGCACATGAAGTTCGTGTTGAGCCGTCAGAAGGCACTGCAGTCATGCTGTCAGATTGGGACAACCTTTCTTACAACCGTCTTGGTGTTTTCAACTGTGTGACGCCAAACAACCAGCTCGAAAATGTGCGTGCGCGCAATGGCCAGAATCTGGACTTCTCAGCACCACGTTCAATGCGTGTTTTGACAGGGACTACTGCGTCTGACCAAATAATTAATGGTACGTCGGGTGACGATGTTCTTCATGGCTGTTCAGGCAATGACACCATTACTGGCTTCAAAGGCAACGACACCATTTACGGTGGTGCTGGTAACGACACCATCAATGGCAGTGCTGGCGATGATGTACTCTATGGTGGTTCGGGTAACGACACCCTTTACGGTGCGGGTGGCAATGACTCTCTGTATGGTGAGGCCGGTAACGATGTGCTGCATGCAGGATATGACGATGACATCGTGATGGACGGTGGAACTGGCATGGACATCTACATCGGTAGTGAAGGTAACGACACCATGTACTTTGATCAGGAAGATTTTTCTGATGTGAACTTCCTTACCGAGAACGGCAACATCTACAAAGGTGATCGTGGCTTTGACCAATTGATTGTTAGCGGTGATGCAAACGTCGACTTCACTGGTGTTTCATTCGGTGTCACCTCCGGTCCTAAACCTATTGCGCAGGTTGAAGCAGTGATTGGTGCTGAAGGGGATCAAGCGGTGACAGTGAACGCGTTTGCAGTTCATGCTCAGTCTGATGGCTTTCAGTCCGCTTCTCTGGTTGATCCAGGCGATTGGAACGGCTTTGTTGCTCATCTTGGTGCTGGTAACGACACACTGAATGTCGATGCCGGTATCTGGAGTTACGATGCAAACGCATCTGCGTCTGTTGCCATTTCCAATGACATGATTGAGTTCATGGGTTTGAGCTTCGCGCAGGTGACAGAGCTCCGTGCTTACGTCTTTACCTATGCGGATGAGAAAATCACTATCTGGACGGATGCTGAGATCGTTAAATCTAACGGTAACAACATCTAACTCAGAGCCTCATTAATGTGAGCCCGGTACTTGGTTGTACCGGGCTTTTTCAATTTCTGAGGATCGTTTCTGTCGTTGCATATGTGATTAGGCGAATGTTTGGCTAATATATGGAGCAATTGCTCTCTTTTTGTTTAAAATACGTCAGAAAACTTCCACTGTTGTTGCTACTGAAACCCATTCTAGTTCCTCTAATAGCCTAAAACTCATACTTAACTCATCGCTGTTCAAATAAGGGCTAATTAAGCTTACTGAGATTAGCGTGATCTTGCTCCAAGACCATTGTTCTTGAGTGTCTTGTCATTAAAACTCTTGTCACACCAAACGCTGAGTGAATGTTAGCAATCTCATATATAAGCAAAGACTTGTAAGCGAGAATTTGTGTCAGGAAGACGAGTGGTAGATTCCCACAGCTTCATCGGCGTTTTTCAAACAAAGAAGATGAGGACAAAGGTATGGCAGAGATCAACGGAACGACTAACGCAGATTTTTTGTATGGCGACCAGAACAACCAAAATCTTTTGATGAACGGTGACTTTGAGGATTGGGGTAATGATTCGTCTGATCAGTGGGGTCTGTTCCAGGACCACCAAGTTGCGGGCTGGTACACGCCGGGCAGAATGAAAATCGAACTTCAACAAGGTGACTTTGGCGGTACGCCAGCTAACTCATCGTCTAACACTGTGCTTGAACTGGATTCAACAGGTAATACCTGGGTTCAGCAAGACGTAGACGTAAGCAACTTGACTTCTTCAGGTGATGCGTCTCTCTCCCTCTCTTTCGATTACGCTAACCGCTACAAAGGCGATAACCACGCGACCAGCCAGTTCAAAGTCAAAGTGATGGATGACGATGGTAACGTTCTCTACAGCAAATACTTCGACAACACTCAGTCAAACGAAAGCTATCACAACTTCGAAGTAGACTTCTCAGTGCCAGCTGGCACTTCAGGTGTGACGCTGCGCTTTGAAGGTAAAGGTCAGTCTGATAGCTACGGCGCGCTGATTGATAACGTGTCGTTGACTAACAATGCTAATGGTAGCCTGAACGATAAGATCAATGGCTTCGAAGGCAATGACTACATTGATGGCGGTCAGGGTAACGATACACTTTACGGTGGTGAAGGTAACGACACTATCAAAGGTGGTGAAGGCGACGATACCATATACGGTAACAAAGGCTTTGGCGCAGGTGAGCGTGAGCTTATGGTCAATGGTGGCTTCGAACTTACGTATGGCGACAATGTTTCCAACCAGTGGGGTTTGTTCCACGATCACCAAGTAACAGGTTGGTACACGCCGGGCACTAACAAAATCGAACTGCAACAGGGCACGTTTGGTGGCACACCTCAGAATGATGTGACCAACACTGTTTTGGA
The nucleotide sequence above comes from Grimontia kaedaensis. Encoded proteins:
- a CDS encoding sugar ABC transporter substrate-binding protein, with product MNTLLKSVAKRASVLVLAMAASLAAMLPGTALADGERFVLISHAPDSDSWWNTIKNAIGTAGEQLNVEVEYRNPTTGDLADMARIIEQAVASNPDGIITTIADYEVLKGPLEKAKKKGIPVVTINSGTHQQSEDVGAILHVGQPEYDAGYGAGKRAKKDGVKSFVCVNHYITNPASVERCQGFADALGVELGSQMIDVGQDPTGIEKKVSAYLRANPDTEAVLTLGPTSAHPTIRALDKSRQLGKIYFGTFDLSGEIAQGIKDGHIQWGIDQQPFLQGYVPVMVLTLYNRYGISPSNNINSGPGFVTKENVELVEKLAGEYR
- a CDS encoding LacI family DNA-binding transcriptional regulator codes for the protein MTKETNVAVAATQIQKKRKVTVVEVAEAAGVSVSAVSRAFNPDASISRPLREKVFKAAASLNYKPNRLARGIKSRSSLVGILMTDFNNPFYLPILSRFTTEIQKRNCHSLLIHVDGDMDIQEAVELVMEYNVDGLIITSASLPQELVDACHSQNTPAVIFGRDSSENSVTVVSCDNVLAGSMAADMLLDAGYTKPAFVAGPIGTSATIDRQRGFISRLMERGCNQWQVVEGGEFSYDAGYDATLRILQHTEKPDALFYADDIMACGGMDALRYELGLTVPEDIGVVGVDDIRLAKSRSYNLSTIRQPNEQMIQSTIDALFEHIADPHLPPQSITLPCEAVVRGSTQKTRT
- a CDS encoding M48 metallopeptidase family protein, with translation MNPALRYLGGYPENLIEQVSRLIETGKLGAWLEQRYPHKHNIKSEKALYDYVQEIKNQYLKKSSPISKVAYDGRIHVVNNALGLHSFVSRAHGGKLKAKNEIRIASMFKDAPEPFLHMLVVHELAHLKEKDHNKAFYQLCCHMEPDYHQLEFDARLYLIHMESQKNALK
- a CDS encoding methyl-accepting chemotaxis protein, whose amino-acid sequence is MLGKITLAKQLTLSFSAVLALLLVVSVVGYGGLSNSYTNTRQYHALAINSNHAAEAQSALLYARVVAQRFFKTQNPEDVTLVGEKLTKVENKIAFILANETDSERKAWLEESQTLLAEYAQTFALVVQDFQDMNNVVKQRLDPNGLSMYQTTKQIMTNAKAIGDVEVIFFASEVQEKLLLGRLFTAKYLISYSPQDLNTALLELNAALQPFISLEGILEGQEDELLSAFADAHMDYIIALQDIAKIVKEGTNRVFKVIDVVGPQVTGNLTNYKMSSLESQNVLGEQTIEKSGNALTAVLVVSVIAIFVGILLSVFVTKTIRRPIGGEPRKIEAMAREIAEGILKKELSPEKKVTGIYAAMREMTVNLRDIIKQLSQSMKSLNVASTTLVEVTDETARNSESQAEQLNQTATAINELSSTVKDIAQNAQYASDLSNQADNAAHEGQSTLEATQNSIENLVGNIGEVSQVIANLEVETNNVGSILDTIRGIAEQTNLLALNAAIEAARAGEQGRGFAVVADEVRSLASRTQQSTEEIQELISRLQNESKRSVESMQVSANEANATYEKANKARDALTTISSTVASIRDMNHQIAVAAEEQNTVVTNINLSVEHLNDLGKSTASGAEKLSKEAHGLTAITDNVNQIVGRFSVQ
- a CDS encoding MATE family efflux transporter; translated protein: MSEDNFTYFLKRALILGLPLALQSLLFSSGGFIDNLMVSQLGTEEVAASGIGARVFWFTGIFIWGTGTGMGVLLAQYWGANDPQGLRRNFALGALVASLASFLIFLFCWTVPEVVPAMFNVGGKTAALATEYLQIISIALLVAGPSIAMDAALRALGKTKTTFYMSFVEIGLNILISFILIFGYFGLPAMGLAGAGWGTVIARLFRVFMSLFVIGVFDKVLILGPADFRFKKSTFQKYANVTAPVIAGSLIWSGGIFTYQLIMGRMGENELAAMAIISPLEAITLCVASGLSGATAIIVGNALGANKLETSEKYARYALKTAILTGLTAAMLILVAQSYILSLYTQVNDDVLALVSLCFPILAISAFVRNVNIALIVGVLRAGGDAKFCMNMDVVCQWVWAVPMTAFAAMWMELPLQYVFLMMTSEEIVKLYPTIRRVFGNKWVNNLTIEKTA
- a CDS encoding calcium-binding protein, which codes for MLTWVVGLSVAASISGVVNASESADDTPKGCIVSLETGAEYCLPVGQRSGYSLPSWIYAHEVRVQTEQGAAVMLSDWDNLSYNRLAVFSGTVTNRELTNVRAYNGQNLDFSAPRSMRVVASNDKLGCIVSLQTGERYCLPVGKRSGYSLPSWIKSHEVYVQASEGAAVMLSDWDNLSYNRLAVFPGTVENQKLTNVRAYNGQNLDFSNPRSMRVVSSSEKLGCIVSLETGERYCLPVGQRSGYSLPSWIRAHEVRVEPSEGTAVMLSDWDNLSYNRLGVFNCVTPNNQLENVRARNGQNLDFSAPRSMRVLTGTTASDQIINGTSGDDVLHGCSGNDTITGFKGNDTIYGGAGNDTINGSAGDDVLYGGSGNDTLYGAGGNDSLYGEAGNDVLHAGYDDDIVMDGGTGMDIYIGSEGNDTMYFDQEDFSDVNFLTENGNIYKGDRGFDQLIVSGDANVDFTGVSFGVTSGPKPIAQVEAVIGAEGDQAVTVNAFAVHAQSDGFQSASLVDPGDWNGFVAHLGAGNDTLNVDAGIWSYDANASASVAISNDMIEFMGLSFAQVTELRAYVFTYADEKITIWTDAEIVKSNGNNI